A genomic region of Candidatus Blochmanniella pennsylvanica str. BPEN contains the following coding sequences:
- a CDS encoding rod shape-determining protein, whose translation MFKKFRGIFSSDLSIDLGTANTLIYLKGQGIVLNEPSVVAIRQDRGGMPKSVAAVGYAAKQMLGRTPGNIAAIRPMKDGVIADFFITEKMLQHFIKQVHSNSFLKPSPRVLVCVPVGATQVERRAIRESAQGAGAREVFLIEEPMAAAIGAGLPVSEATGSMVVDIGGGTTEVAVISLNGVVYSSSVRIGGDRFDEAIISYVRRHYGSLIGEVTSERIKHTIGSAYLDDELREIKVRGRNLAEGIPRSFVLNNNEILEALQEPLTGIVSAVMAALEQCPPELASDISEYGMVLTGGGALLRNIDRLLIKETSIPVVIAEDPLTCVARGGGKALDMIDVHGRDLFSEE comes from the coding sequence ATGTTTAAAAAATTCCGTGGTATATTTTCTAGCGATCTGTCTATTGATCTCGGAACTGCCAATACTTTGATTTATTTAAAAGGACAAGGTATTGTTTTAAACGAACCTTCTGTTGTAGCCATTAGACAGGACCGAGGAGGCATGCCTAAAAGCGTAGCTGCTGTAGGATATGCAGCAAAACAGATGCTAGGACGTACCCCCGGAAACATTGCGGCTATTCGTCCCATGAAAGACGGAGTAATCGCTGACTTTTTTATTACTGAAAAAATGTTGCAACATTTTATCAAACAAGTTCACAGTAATAGTTTCTTGAAACCAAGTCCTAGAGTGTTAGTGTGTGTTCCCGTAGGTGCTACACAAGTTGAACGTAGAGCTATACGTGAATCTGCGCAAGGAGCAGGCGCACGTGAGGTTTTTTTGATAGAAGAACCTATGGCAGCAGCTATCGGAGCTGGTTTACCAGTATCAGAAGCTACTGGTTCAATGGTAGTAGATATTGGAGGCGGCACTACCGAAGTCGCAGTAATTTCACTTAATGGAGTAGTGTATTCATCATCCGTTAGGATTGGGGGAGACCGTTTTGACGAAGCTATTATTAGCTATGTAAGACGTCATTATGGTTCCTTGATTGGAGAGGTAACTTCAGAAAGAATAAAACATACCATAGGTTCTGCATATTTAGATGATGAACTTCGTGAAATAAAAGTACGTGGACGAAATTTAGCAGAAGGAATACCACGGAGTTTCGTATTAAATAATAATGAAATTTTAGAAGCGTTACAGGAACCGTTAACTGGTATCGTCAGCGCAGTTATGGCGGCACTAGAGCAATGTCCACCAGAATTAGCATCTGATATCTCTGAATATGGAATGGTATTAACTGGGGGAGGAGCATTATTAAGAAATATCGATCGTTTATTAATAAAAGAAACTAGCATTCCTGTAGTAATCGCAGAGGATCCGCTGACTTGTGTTGCACGAGGTGGTGGTAAGGCGCTTGATATGATTGATGTACACGGTCGAGATTTATTTAGTGAAGAATAA
- the mreC gene encoding rod shape-determining protein MreC, producing MYSAVSNKFPYLELRLFLAIIMSVVIIIADGKLNMFLKLRSYIDNSVYLFYYLCDKSRNIYDYTTKVLEGYNELILENNTLRQELFLKNSELLLIDQYKRENCKLHALLNSPFCYDKRKIIARILFFNADSYGNKVTINQGKNNNIYIGQPVITDAGIIGQVISTNALSSRVMLICDPEHALPVQIKRNNMRFILMGCGYGADLRAEYPGYLDVCVGDMLITSGLDGRFPEGYPVAIISNIIVDSEQDSTIIQAHPMVKLQSLCYVVLIWE from the coding sequence ATGTATAGCGCTGTAAGTAATAAATTTCCTTATTTAGAATTACGTTTGTTTTTGGCAATAATAATGTCTGTTGTTATTATTATTGCCGATGGAAAATTAAATATGTTTTTGAAATTAAGAAGTTACATAGATAATTCTGTTTATTTATTTTATTATTTATGTGATAAGTCGCGTAATATATACGATTATACTACAAAAGTGTTAGAAGGGTATAACGAATTAATATTGGAAAATAATACATTGCGTCAAGAGTTATTTTTAAAAAACAGTGAATTATTATTAATAGATCAGTATAAACGTGAAAATTGCAAGTTACATGCATTACTTAATTCTCCTTTTTGTTACGACAAACGAAAAATAATTGCTAGAATTCTTTTTTTTAACGCAGATTCATACGGTAATAAAGTTACAATAAATCAAGGAAAGAATAATAATATCTACATTGGTCAACCAGTTATTACCGATGCAGGAATAATAGGACAAGTCATTTCTACCAATGCACTTAGTAGTCGTGTCATGTTAATTTGTGATCCTGAACATGCTTTACCGGTACAAATAAAGCGTAATAATATGCGTTTTATTTTAATGGGTTGTGGATATGGTGCAGATTTGCGCGCAGAATATCCAGGATATCTGGATGTATGTGTTGGTGATATGTTGATAACATCTGGATTAGATGGTCGTTTTCCGGAAGGATATCCAGTAGCAATCATATCTAATATAATAGTAGATTCAGAACAAGATTCAACTATCATTCAAGCACATCCAATGGTTAAATTACAATCTTTATGTTATGTAGTATTAATTTGGGAATAG